Part of the Bryobacteraceae bacterium genome is shown below.
TCGCCGTCGAAGACGCGGCCACGGTGTTGATCGAATACTCCGAAGGCCTGCGCGGCATCGTCGACGTCCGTTGGAACTCGCACGTGAACCGCGATCAGTTCCGCATCATTGGCGCCGATGGCGAGATGGAGCTATCGCCCTTGAACGGCCCCGTGCTGCGGTGGCCGGGCGGGGAAGAGTCCCTTCCCGTTCACGCGAACGTGCACTACCCGCTGATCGAGAACTTCGTCGACGCGCTGGAATGCAAAGCTCCGCTCGCGGCGAGCGGAGCGACTTCGTTGTGGACGGACCGGGTGACCGAACGCGCCGTTAGCGCTGGTCGACCGTGACGGTCTGATTGGCCTCGATCTTGATCTTCTGCTCGTGGGTCTTGCCCGACGGGGCGACGATCTTCAGATCGTATTCGCCCGGAGGCAGCAGCAGCCTCTGCGTGCCGCCGTTGAACTCATCGGCGTGGCCCATATACTTTCCGTTCAAATAAACGGCCGCGAACTTTTCAGAATGCATCGTGCGCAGCGCGCCGAACGGAGGCTGCGGCGTCGGCAGCTTCTTGAGCACCTGTTCGAGGTTCGTGGTCTTGCCCGCCGTGATGGTGACCTTGCCCGTCCATTCCTCGTACCGCGGCTCGGCGAGCTTCACTTCATGCTCACCCGGCTCCACGGCGTACTTCCGCGCGAAGCCCAGGTTCCCGGCCGGACCCAGATATTTGCCGTCGAGAAACACTCCCGCGCGACTCGGGTTTACCTTAGTTTTGAGGTATCCCTGCTGAGCGAACAACGGCGCCATCAGGATCAGGGGCAGCAGCAAGCGAATCAAAGTCGAAAACCTCCTGGAATCGGACATGGAATTTTCAAACACTCGTCTCGCCACTATTGTAACGGCCTTCCCGCTGCTCGTAGCACTCCCAGTATGGGGGCAGAACTGCACGTACACAGTCGCGCCCACCACGATTCAGGTCGCCGCGGCGGAAACCACTGGTACCGTCGATGTCCGTTCGCAGCCGACTTCTTGCGAATGGACCGCGGTGAGCAACGTGAGCTGGATCACGATCTCGTTCGGCGGCCGCCCCGGCAATCCTTCCACGGGCAACGGCACGTCCGGCTACCGCGTCCTGGCCAACCGCGACGCCGCGCCGCGCACCGGGTCCATGACCATCGCCGGCAGGACGGTAAACCTCACCCAGGCTGCCGCCGATTGCCCATTCACGCTCGAGCCGACGGCGGCGGTGATTCCCGCCGCCGGCGACTCGGGCACGTTCCGCGTGCGGACCACTTGCAACTGGACGGCGAGTCCGCAGAACGAATGGATCCGTGTCACGGCGGGCACGTCCGGCACCGGCAACGGTACGGTCTTCTACACGGTGAACGCGAACAACACCGGCGAGCCGCGATCGGGCGCGATCCGCGTTGGCTCGACGCTGTTCGCCATCAGCCAGCCGGCCACCAACTGCGCCGTCACGCTCAGTCCGGTGCTGGTGAACATCGGCGCGGCGGGCGGCCCGGGAATGGTCGGCGTAACCTCATCGTGCGCGTGGACGGCGGAGGCGCAGGCGCCTTGGCTGCACATCACGGGGAAAACAACGACGCAGGTGACGTTCTCCGCCGATGCGAACAATTCGCTGCAATCGCGCTCCGGACTGATTCGGATCGGCAATCAGACTCTCACCGTTGTGCAGGCGGCGGCGACGTGCGTGATCAACACGAACCCGGCATCGGTGGACATCCCGGCCGCGGGTGGCGACGTCAATGTGACCGTGACGTCGACGTGCGAGTGGACGGCGTCGGGAGCGGACGCGTGGTTCCGCATCGTATCCGGCGCCTCAGGCAACGGCAACGGGACGGTTCGCCTCTCGGCGGGCGCCAACACCGGCGAAGCCCGCACGGGGACGCTGCGCATCGGCACGGTAAGCGTTCCGGTGCGGCAGGGGGGAGGCGCGTGCCAGGTGACGTTGAGTCCGAGCGCCGTCGAAGTGCCGAAGGAGGGGAACGGCGGGTCGATTCTCCTTGCTGCTGGCAATGAGTGCTCGTGGCGCGTAGCGGCGCCGGAGTGGATCGCCGTCGATCCTGGCGCAGGCACGGGTCCCAAGACGCTCTTCTACACGGTCTCGCCGAACCCGACGACGTCGGTCCGTACTGGCGTGATCAACGCCAGCGGTGGCGCCTGCACGATCCGCCAGGCGGCCGGGCAGTTCAGCATCGTCAACGCCGCCACCTTCGGCTTGGGCCCGGTGTCGCCCGGGTTGATCGTGACGATTTTCGGCGGCGGGCTTGGGCCGGATGAACTGGTGCCAGGCCGGCTCGACGAGACGCAGACACGCTTCACGACAGAACTGGGCGGGACGCGTGTCTTGTTCGATGGCGTGGCCGCGCCGCTCCTCTATGTATCGGCCACGCAGTTGAGCGCGGTGGTTCCGTTCGAGATCGCCGGGAGTGCGACGACGAGCGTCGCCATCGAGGCGCGTGGCACGCGAACGGCCGGGATTCCGGTAGCGGTGGCCGCGGCGGCGCCGGGCATCTTCACAATCGCGCAGAGCGGCTCCGGACCAGCGGCCGCGCTCAACCAGGATTACTTCTTGAACATGGCGTCGAATCCGGTTGAGGCTGGGTCGGTCGTGCAGATATTCGGGACCGGGGGCGGAGTGCTCGATACGGCGTTGGACGCAGGCGCGCTCGCCGGGGGCATCGCCGGCGTCGTGCTGCCAGTGACGGCTGAGATCGGCGGAGTGGACGCCCCTGTGTTGTACGCGGGCGCGGCTCCCGGATTGATCGCGGGGCTGGTGCAGGT
Proteins encoded:
- a CDS encoding PEGA domain-containing protein — encoded protein: MIRLLLPLILMAPLFAQQGYLKTKVNPSRAGVFLDGKYLGPAGNLGFARKYAVEPGEHEVKLAEPRYEEWTGKVTITAGKTTNLEQVLKKLPTPQPPFGALRTMHSEKFAAVYLNGKYMGHADEFNGGTQRLLLPPGEYDLKIVAPSGKTHEQKIKIEANQTVTVDQR
- a CDS encoding BACON domain-containing carbohydrate-binding protein: MEFSNTRLATIVTAFPLLVALPVWGQNCTYTVAPTTIQVAAAETTGTVDVRSQPTSCEWTAVSNVSWITISFGGRPGNPSTGNGTSGYRVLANRDAAPRTGSMTIAGRTVNLTQAAADCPFTLEPTAAVIPAAGDSGTFRVRTTCNWTASPQNEWIRVTAGTSGTGNGTVFYTVNANNTGEPRSGAIRVGSTLFAISQPATNCAVTLSPVLVNIGAAGGPGMVGVTSSCAWTAEAQAPWLHITGKTTTQVTFSADANNSLQSRSGLIRIGNQTLTVVQAAATCVINTNPASVDIPAAGGDVNVTVTSTCEWTASGADAWFRIVSGASGNGNGTVRLSAGANTGEARTGTLRIGTVSVPVRQGGGACQVTLSPSAVEVPKEGNGGSILLAAGNECSWRVAAPEWIAVDPGAGTGPKTLFYTVSPNPTTSVRTGVINASGGACTIRQAAGQFSIVNAATFGLGPVSPGLIVTIFGGGLGPDELVPGRLDETQTRFTTELGGTRVLFDGVAAPLLYVSATQLSAVVPFEIAGSATTSVAIEARGTRTAGIPVAVAAAAPGIFTIAQSGSGPAAALNQDYFLNMASNPVEAGSVVQIFGTGGGVLDTALDAGALAGGIAGVVLPVTAEIGGVDAPVLYAGAAPGLIAGLVQVNLQVPSGVAPGAAVPVVIHFGEFSTQATATIAVR